In the genome of Microbacterium saperdae, one region contains:
- a CDS encoding acyl-CoA carboxylase subunit beta has protein sequence MTDKPDLFTTAGKIADLRARYTEAVVDAEEKAKAKQHAKGKMTARERIELLVDPGSFVEFDEYVRHRTTAFGMDRSRPYGDSVVTGVGTIHGRTVAVYSQDFSTFGGSLGEVAGEKIIKIMEFALDGGMPCIGILDSGGARIQEGVVALGKYGEIFRLNTRASGVIPQISIIMGPAAGGAVYSPALTDFVIMVDKTSQMFVTGPDVIKTVTGEDVGMEELGGAYTHNTRSGVAHYLAEDEDDAIDYARTLLSFLPDNNMAELPSYESAFEFETTDADRALNTIVPDSANQPYDMHTVIEHVVDDGDFLEVQPLFAPNIVIGFGRVEGRSVGIIANQPSQMAGTLNIEAGEKASRFVRFCDAFSIPIVTLVDVPGYLPGTDQEWTGVIRRGAKLLYAYAEATVPLVTVILRKAYGGAYIVMGSKQLGADVNLAWPTAEIAVMGGQGAVNILYRGEIKKAEEAGEDVAAVRTRLANEYTYNVASPFLAAERGELDGIIEPANTRVSIAKALRALRGKRSSLPPKKHGNIPL, from the coding sequence GTGACGGACAAGCCCGACCTCTTTACCACCGCCGGCAAGATCGCGGATCTGCGCGCTCGCTACACCGAGGCCGTCGTCGACGCCGAGGAGAAGGCGAAGGCGAAGCAGCACGCCAAGGGCAAGATGACCGCCCGTGAGCGCATCGAACTGCTCGTGGACCCCGGCAGCTTCGTCGAGTTCGACGAGTACGTGCGCCACCGCACCACCGCCTTCGGCATGGATCGCTCCCGCCCCTACGGCGACTCGGTCGTCACCGGCGTCGGCACGATCCACGGACGCACGGTCGCCGTGTACTCGCAGGACTTCTCGACCTTCGGCGGCTCGCTCGGCGAGGTCGCCGGCGAGAAGATCATCAAGATCATGGAGTTCGCCCTCGACGGCGGCATGCCCTGCATCGGCATCCTCGACTCCGGCGGAGCCCGCATCCAGGAGGGCGTCGTCGCGCTCGGCAAGTACGGCGAGATCTTCCGCCTGAACACCCGCGCATCCGGCGTGATCCCGCAGATCTCGATCATCATGGGCCCGGCAGCGGGTGGCGCGGTGTACTCCCCCGCCCTCACCGACTTCGTCATCATGGTCGACAAGACCAGCCAGATGTTCGTGACCGGCCCCGACGTCATCAAGACCGTGACCGGCGAGGATGTCGGCATGGAGGAGCTCGGCGGCGCGTACACGCACAACACGCGCTCCGGTGTCGCCCACTACCTCGCGGAAGACGAGGACGACGCGATCGACTACGCGCGCACGCTGCTCAGCTTCCTGCCGGACAACAACATGGCGGAGCTCCCGTCGTACGAGAGCGCGTTCGAGTTCGAGACGACAGACGCCGACCGCGCGCTCAACACGATCGTCCCCGACTCCGCGAACCAGCCCTATGACATGCACACCGTCATCGAGCACGTGGTCGACGACGGCGATTTCCTCGAGGTCCAGCCGCTGTTCGCTCCGAACATCGTGATCGGCTTCGGCCGCGTCGAGGGCCGCTCGGTGGGCATCATCGCCAACCAGCCCTCCCAGATGGCGGGCACCCTGAACATCGAGGCCGGCGAGAAGGCCAGCCGCTTCGTGCGGTTCTGCGACGCCTTCTCGATTCCGATCGTCACTCTCGTCGATGTCCCCGGTTACCTGCCCGGCACCGACCAGGAGTGGACCGGCGTCATCCGCCGTGGCGCGAAACTGCTGTACGCCTACGCCGAAGCCACCGTGCCGCTCGTGACCGTCATCCTGCGCAAGGCCTATGGCGGCGCGTACATCGTGATGGGATCCAAGCAGCTCGGAGCCGACGTCAACCTCGCGTGGCCCACCGCCGAGATCGCGGTGATGGGTGGCCAGGGTGCCGTCAACATCCTGTATCGCGGTGAGATCAAGAAGGCGGAGGAGGCCGGCGAGGACGTCGCCGCCGTCCGCACCCGCCTGGCCAACGAGTACACGTACAACGTCGCCTCTCCGTTCCTCGCCGCCGAGCGCGGTGAGCTCGACGGGATCATCGAGCCCGCCAACACGCGCGTCTCGATCGCGAAGGCGCTGCGCGCGCTCCGCGGAAAGCGCTCGTCCCTGCCCCCGAAGAAGCACGGGAACATCCCGCTGTGA
- the rdgB gene encoding RdgB/HAM1 family non-canonical purine NTP pyrophosphatase yields the protein MRVVLATHNPHKVAEFQQIVAQTRPDLEIVAYDGPEPVEDGVTFADNALLKARAASSHTGLVALADDSGICVDVLGGSPGVFSAYWAGQRKDAAANLALLLDQLHDIADPHRTAHFNSTIALVTPEGQEHVVVGNWPGRLAHAASGGGGFGYDPIFIPDGQDEDAERTVGDFTAEEKQSQSHRARAFAELLPLLEKL from the coding sequence ATGCGGGTCGTCCTCGCGACCCACAACCCGCACAAGGTCGCAGAGTTCCAGCAGATCGTCGCGCAGACGCGTCCTGACCTGGAGATCGTCGCGTACGACGGTCCGGAGCCGGTCGAGGACGGCGTGACCTTCGCGGACAATGCGCTCCTCAAGGCGCGGGCGGCGTCATCGCACACAGGTCTGGTGGCCCTAGCCGACGACTCGGGAATCTGCGTCGACGTGCTGGGTGGTTCACCCGGGGTGTTCTCCGCGTATTGGGCGGGGCAGCGCAAGGACGCTGCGGCGAATCTCGCGCTGCTGCTCGATCAGCTGCACGACATCGCCGATCCGCATCGCACGGCGCACTTCAACTCGACCATCGCACTCGTCACGCCCGAAGGGCAGGAGCACGTGGTCGTCGGCAACTGGCCGGGGCGCCTGGCCCACGCGGCCTCCGGAGGGGGAGGGTTCGGCTACGACCCGATCTTCATCCCGGACGGTCAGGACGAGGATGCCGAACGCACGGTCGGCGACTTCACGGCGGAGGAGAAGCAGTCGCAGTCGCACCGTGCTCGTGCCTTCGCCGAACTCCTGCCGCTGCTCGAGAAGCTCTGA
- a CDS encoding phosphocholine cytidylyltransferase family protein, producing MTLQTVILAAGMGSRLGRALPKPLTELSDGRTIMRQQHDNIQAAFGSDARITTVVGYRAETIIDAFPTANYVHNERYDETNTSKSLLRALGATGKGGVLWMNGDVVFDPMILGRAAAFIERDQSFVTVNTSKVSDEEVKYTVTAEGFINELSKTVKGGLGEAVGINYISAAHKKAFMRQLQRVEDQDYFERGLELAIAEDGLLLEPMDVSDLYAVEVDFAEDLERANLFV from the coding sequence GTGACTCTTCAGACCGTCATCCTCGCAGCCGGCATGGGCTCGCGCCTCGGCCGTGCGCTGCCGAAGCCGCTCACCGAGCTGAGCGACGGGCGCACGATCATGCGCCAGCAGCACGACAACATCCAGGCCGCTTTCGGCTCCGATGCACGCATCACCACGGTCGTCGGCTACCGCGCCGAGACGATCATCGATGCCTTCCCGACCGCGAACTACGTGCATAACGAGCGCTACGACGAGACGAACACGTCGAAGAGCCTGCTGCGCGCACTCGGCGCGACCGGCAAGGGCGGCGTGCTCTGGATGAACGGCGACGTGGTGTTCGACCCGATGATCCTCGGCCGCGCGGCGGCCTTCATCGAGCGCGACCAGTCCTTCGTCACGGTGAACACCTCCAAGGTGAGCGACGAAGAGGTGAAGTACACGGTCACGGCCGAGGGCTTCATCAACGAACTGTCCAAGACCGTCAAGGGCGGTCTCGGCGAGGCCGTGGGCATCAACTACATCTCGGCGGCGCACAAGAAGGCGTTCATGCGTCAGCTGCAGCGCGTCGAGGACCAGGACTACTTCGAGCGCGGCCTGGAGCTCGCGATCGCCGAAGACGGCCTGCTGCTCGAGCCGATGGATGTCTCCGACCTGTACGCGGTCGAGGTCGACTTCGCGGAAGACCTGGAGCGGGCGAACCTCTTCGTCTGA
- the rph gene encoding ribonuclease PH, producing the protein MTEIVRADGRSTDQLREITIERGWSAQAEGSALISFGGTKVLCTASFTNGVPRWLTGKGKGWVTAEYAMLPRATNSRNDRESVKGRIGGRTHEISRLIGRALRAVVDTKALGENTIVIDCDVLQADGGTRTAAITGAYVALADAIEWGRAKKFIGKNATPLLDSVAAVSVGIIDGEPMLDLAYVEDVRAETDMNIVVTGRGLFVEVQGTAEGAPFDKRELDALLDLGVAGCATLKDLQTAALAGE; encoded by the coding sequence ATGACCGAAATCGTCCGCGCCGACGGCCGTTCCACCGATCAGCTCCGCGAGATCACCATCGAGCGCGGATGGAGCGCACAGGCCGAAGGATCGGCGCTGATCAGCTTCGGCGGCACGAAGGTGCTGTGCACGGCATCCTTCACCAACGGCGTTCCGCGCTGGCTGACCGGCAAGGGCAAGGGGTGGGTGACCGCCGAGTACGCCATGCTCCCGCGGGCCACCAACAGCCGCAACGACCGCGAGAGCGTCAAGGGGCGCATCGGCGGACGCACCCACGAGATCTCACGCCTGATCGGTCGCGCCCTGCGCGCGGTCGTCGACACCAAGGCGCTGGGTGAGAACACCATCGTGATCGACTGCGACGTGCTGCAGGCCGACGGCGGCACGCGCACCGCGGCGATCACCGGAGCGTACGTCGCGCTGGCCGACGCCATCGAGTGGGGTCGTGCCAAGAAGTTCATCGGCAAGAACGCCACTCCGCTGCTCGACTCGGTCGCCGCAGTCTCGGTCGGCATCATCGACGGCGAGCCCATGCTCGATCTCGCCTACGTCGAGGATGTGCGCGCAGAGACCGACATGAACATCGTCGTGACGGGCCGCGGTCTGTTCGTCGAGGTGCAGGGCACGGCGGAGGGCGCGCCGTTCGACAAGCGGGAACTGGATGCTCTGCTCGACCTCGGTGTCGCCGGTTGCGCGACGCTGAAGGATCTGCAGACGGCGGCGCTGGCAGGCGAGTGA
- a CDS encoding DUF3039 domain-containing protein, translated as MSTPLDSPDQGGVATLDRELEELLREENLEPGDHERFSHYVKKDKILESAITGKPVRALCGKKWTPGRDPEKFPICPTCKEIYESMVR; from the coding sequence ATGAGTACTCCGCTGGACAGCCCCGATCAGGGCGGCGTGGCAACGCTTGATCGCGAACTGGAAGAGCTCCTCCGCGAGGAGAACCTCGAACCGGGCGACCATGAGCGCTTCTCGCATTATGTGAAGAAGGACAAGATCCTCGAGTCCGCGATCACCGGCAAGCCGGTGCGCGCTCTGTGCGGGAAGAAGTGGACCCCCGGGCGCGACCCGGAGAAGTTCCCGATCTGCCCGACATGCAAGGAGATCTACGAGTCGATGGTCCGCTGA
- a CDS encoding cation diffusion facilitator family transporter, whose amino-acid sequence MHDHAPAAGGIRSAGHRRLLTISLCLTATIMVVQVIGAILTGSLALLADAAHMFTDASALVIALVAAAVAARPADDRRTFGYQRAEVFGALINAVILILLAGWVGVEAVGRLLNPSDVEVAGPLMLAVAVVGLLANGVSMWLLSRAQRASINVRGAYLEVMGDLIGSAAVIVAAIVIVATGWMPADAIASMFIAVMIIPRAISLLREVFSVLSESAPKGTAVSDIRQHLLDYPGVTGVHDVHVWQLTRGAPVFSAHVSVDPAYLADGRSAKLLSDLQSCLAEHFDVEHSTFQIEPAEQSDCEPHHA is encoded by the coding sequence ATGCACGATCACGCTCCCGCCGCCGGCGGCATCCGTTCCGCAGGCCACCGCCGCCTGTTGACGATCTCGCTGTGCCTGACCGCGACCATCATGGTCGTGCAGGTCATCGGGGCGATCCTGACCGGCTCGCTCGCTCTTCTCGCCGATGCGGCGCACATGTTCACCGATGCCTCCGCTCTCGTCATCGCGCTCGTCGCCGCGGCCGTCGCCGCACGTCCGGCCGACGATCGCCGCACCTTCGGGTACCAGCGCGCCGAGGTGTTCGGGGCGCTGATCAACGCCGTGATCCTGATCCTCCTCGCCGGCTGGGTCGGCGTGGAAGCCGTCGGTCGTCTGCTGAACCCGAGCGACGTCGAGGTCGCCGGTCCGCTCATGCTGGCGGTCGCCGTGGTCGGACTGCTCGCGAACGGCGTCTCGATGTGGTTGCTGAGCCGCGCACAGCGCGCCAGCATCAACGTGCGCGGCGCGTATCTGGAGGTCATGGGAGACCTGATCGGCTCGGCAGCCGTGATCGTGGCGGCCATCGTGATCGTCGCGACGGGATGGATGCCGGCGGATGCCATCGCCTCGATGTTCATCGCGGTGATGATCATCCCTCGCGCGATCTCTCTGCTCCGCGAAGTGTTCTCGGTGCTCTCGGAGTCCGCGCCGAAGGGCACGGCCGTGAGCGACATCCGTCAGCACCTGCTGGACTACCCGGGCGTGACCGGGGTCCACGATGTGCATGTGTGGCAGCTCACGCGCGGTGCGCCGGTGTTCAGCGCGCACGTCAGCGTCGATCCGGCCTACCTGGCGGACGGGCGATCGGCGAAACTGCTCTCCGACCTGCAGTCCTGTCTGGCCGAGCACTTCGATGTGGAGCACTCCACCTTCCAGATCGAGCCGGCCGAGCAGTCGGACTGCGAGCCGCATCACGCCTGA
- a CDS encoding nicotinate phosphoribosyltransferase, whose amino-acid sequence MTSSTALLTDRYELTMLAASLRDGTASRPSVFELFSRRLSGGRRFGVVAGTGRLLSLVRDFRFGDDELRFLRDNQIVDAPAVKYLEEYRFTGSIRGYREGELYFPGSPILTVEGTFADAVVLETLALSVLNHDSAVATAASRMSIAAGERPLAEMGSRRAAEQSAVAAARAAYIAGFRATSNLEAGRRWGIPTMGTAAHSWTLLHDTEEQAFRAQVDSLGTDTTLLVDTYDIRTGVETAIRVAGTGLGGVRIDSGDLPIVAAEVRAQLDELGATGTRITVTSDLDEYAIAALAASPVDSYGVGTSVVTGSGYPTASMVYKLVARQDSDGSWVGVAKASADKASHGGRKAAFRTIEDGVAVSETVLVADGFEELESPAGRADGRALQVTFAEGGDIDAAHEGPAGTSAARAHHLRVREELPVRALALSKSDPAIPTVYVDVA is encoded by the coding sequence ATGACCTCGTCGACGGCGCTGCTCACCGACCGCTATGAGCTCACGATGCTCGCTGCCTCGCTCCGCGACGGGACGGCCTCCCGCCCCAGCGTGTTCGAGTTGTTCTCGCGGCGCCTGTCCGGGGGACGCCGATTCGGCGTCGTCGCCGGGACCGGACGGCTGCTCAGCCTCGTGCGGGACTTCCGCTTCGGTGACGACGAGCTGCGCTTCCTCCGCGACAACCAGATCGTCGACGCGCCGGCAGTGAAGTACCTCGAGGAGTATCGGTTCACCGGCTCCATCCGCGGCTACCGCGAGGGCGAGCTGTACTTCCCGGGCTCCCCCATCCTCACGGTCGAAGGCACCTTCGCAGACGCAGTGGTCCTGGAGACACTGGCGCTGAGCGTTCTCAACCACGACTCCGCCGTCGCCACCGCCGCTTCGCGCATGAGCATCGCAGCCGGCGAGCGCCCGCTCGCAGAGATGGGATCGCGTCGCGCCGCCGAGCAGTCCGCCGTGGCGGCCGCCCGTGCCGCGTACATCGCGGGCTTCCGCGCGACCAGCAACCTCGAGGCAGGACGCCGCTGGGGCATCCCGACCATGGGCACGGCCGCGCACTCCTGGACGCTGTTGCACGACACGGAGGAGCAGGCGTTCCGCGCGCAGGTCGACAGCCTCGGCACCGACACGACGTTGCTCGTCGACACCTACGACATCCGCACCGGAGTGGAGACCGCGATCCGCGTGGCCGGCACCGGCCTCGGCGGCGTGCGGATCGACTCGGGCGACCTGCCGATCGTGGCGGCCGAGGTGCGCGCGCAGCTGGACGAGCTCGGGGCGACCGGCACGCGCATCACCGTGACCAGCGATCTCGACGAGTACGCGATCGCCGCCCTCGCTGCCTCCCCCGTGGACTCCTACGGTGTGGGAACCTCCGTCGTCACGGGCTCCGGCTACCCCACGGCGAGCATGGTCTACAAGCTGGTCGCACGCCAGGACTCCGACGGGTCCTGGGTGGGCGTCGCGAAGGCGTCAGCGGACAAGGCCTCGCACGGTGGACGCAAGGCGGCTTTCCGCACGATCGAGGACGGCGTGGCGGTGAGCGAGACCGTGCTGGTCGCCGACGGATTCGAGGAGCTCGAGTCGCCTGCCGGGCGTGCCGACGGCCGCGCGCTGCAGGTCACGTTCGCAGAGGGCGGCGACATCGATGCCGCCCACGAAGGTCCGGCAGGCACATCGGCAGCGCGCGCTCATCACCTGCGGGTACGCGAAGAACTGCCGGTGCGAGCACTCGCGCTCAGCAAGTCGGACCCGGCGATTCCGACGGTCTACGTCGACGTCGCCTGA
- a CDS encoding dihydrofolate reductase family protein, producing MRELTYYIGVTLDGFIAGPDDEVDFYPLTPAFEETLGTELADIQPTHVRAGRGGADAPVTRFDTVIMGRRTYEPALQHGITDPYAQLRTLVCSTTLADPSEPNVEIVRTDPIRRVQELKAEDGLGIYLAGGAGLAGVLLDEIDRLIVKKYPVIAGDGIPMTRHGFAPALFALEEVRSFDNGCVVLSYSRP from the coding sequence ATGCGAGAACTCACCTACTACATCGGAGTGACCCTCGACGGATTCATCGCCGGCCCCGACGATGAGGTCGACTTCTACCCGCTCACACCCGCCTTCGAGGAGACGCTCGGCACCGAGCTCGCCGACATCCAGCCGACGCATGTGCGGGCGGGTCGCGGGGGAGCGGATGCTCCGGTCACGCGATTCGACACCGTGATCATGGGACGCCGCACGTACGAGCCGGCGCTGCAGCACGGCATCACTGATCCGTATGCGCAGTTGCGCACGCTCGTGTGCAGCACGACTCTGGCCGATCCGAGTGAGCCGAACGTCGAGATCGTCCGCACGGATCCGATACGACGCGTGCAGGAGCTCAAGGCGGAGGACGGCCTCGGGATCTACCTCGCCGGCGGCGCGGGGCTCGCCGGGGTGCTGCTCGACGAGATCGACCGGCTGATCGTGAAGAAGTACCCGGTGATCGCCGGCGACGGCATCCCGATGACCCGCCACGGCTTCGCACCGGCGCTGTTCGCGCTGGAGGAAGTCCGCTCCTTCGACAACGGCTGCGTCGTGCTCAGCTACTCGCGACCGTGA
- a CDS encoding ABC transporter ATP-binding protein, with the protein MTSSPDDRTDQVDDPETPPVKATAKRTTAGAGAAAAKKPPVKRAPAAGKPAARATAAKKPATTKKPAATKKPATTSAARANAKSAAEKAAANAEVVIEPVTSKDAAAGATEPAAPPVKKTAAAARTAAARNTAARAGATKPASPRAKSAGSESTTSRPAAAKSATAKSTAAKTTAAKTTAAKSTAAKTAAAKAAAAKAAETKSTARTAAARTASAKTVAAKTAAAKTAASKAAAAKAAEDAETVVAPVEAPDAPVESALIDASVPSSFTVLEEPPIIPATDPAVDVDEVSTSVQNDDAAADDTSVAPPTEAPREIIDTGASATERVVAEVHEVSGTPAISIRGLVKHFGDNHAVDGIDLTVPAGSFYGIVGPNGAGKTTTLSIVAGLLRADQGTVEICGIDQAAQPLAAKRVMGVLPDRLRTFDRLTGRQLLFYYGLLRGLASSVIEKRTADLARAFDLQEALSRVVSDYSAGMTKKLMLAGAMIHSPRVLVLDEPFESVDPVSSAVILDILRAYVAHGGTVILSSHGMDLVERVCSRVAIIVGGEVLAEGTIDEVRAGQTLEARFVELSGGIGEVEGLEWLHMFSD; encoded by the coding sequence GTGACTTCCTCCCCTGACGACCGCACCGACCAGGTGGACGACCCCGAGACCCCTCCCGTGAAGGCGACTGCCAAGCGAACGACCGCCGGCGCCGGCGCAGCCGCCGCGAAGAAGCCGCCGGTGAAGCGCGCTCCCGCTGCGGGAAAGCCCGCGGCGCGGGCGACCGCCGCGAAGAAGCCGGCCACGACGAAGAAGCCCGCCGCGACCAAGAAGCCGGCGACGACCTCCGCCGCCCGCGCGAACGCGAAGTCGGCTGCCGAGAAGGCCGCCGCGAACGCCGAGGTCGTGATCGAGCCCGTGACATCGAAAGACGCCGCGGCCGGAGCGACGGAGCCGGCAGCTCCTCCCGTGAAGAAGACGGCGGCGGCGGCGCGCACGGCGGCCGCGAGGAACACTGCGGCGCGCGCGGGTGCGACCAAGCCGGCCTCTCCGCGAGCGAAGAGCGCAGGCTCGGAGAGCACGACATCCCGCCCGGCGGCGGCGAAGTCGGCGACGGCGAAGTCCACGGCCGCCAAGACCACAGCGGCGAAGACGACCGCGGCGAAGTCCACCGCCGCGAAGACGGCGGCGGCCAAGGCGGCAGCGGCGAAGGCGGCGGAGACGAAGTCGACGGCCCGCACCGCGGCAGCGCGCACGGCTTCGGCGAAGACGGTGGCGGCGAAGACCGCGGCGGCCAAGACGGCGGCGTCCAAGGCGGCAGCGGCGAAGGCCGCTGAAGATGCGGAGACCGTCGTCGCGCCCGTCGAAGCGCCGGATGCCCCCGTCGAGTCGGCGCTCATCGACGCGTCTGTCCCCTCCTCCTTCACGGTCCTGGAGGAGCCTCCGATCATCCCCGCCACGGACCCTGCGGTCGATGTGGACGAAGTCTCGACGAGCGTCCAAAACGACGACGCCGCCGCCGACGACACGTCTGTCGCTCCCCCCACGGAGGCGCCACGCGAGATCATCGACACCGGAGCGAGCGCCACCGAGCGCGTCGTCGCCGAGGTGCACGAGGTCTCCGGCACGCCCGCGATCAGCATCCGCGGTCTGGTGAAGCACTTCGGTGACAACCACGCCGTCGATGGCATCGATCTGACGGTACCGGCCGGTTCGTTCTATGGAATCGTCGGCCCGAACGGCGCCGGAAAGACCACGACGCTGTCGATCGTCGCCGGGCTCCTGCGCGCGGACCAGGGCACCGTGGAGATCTGCGGAATCGACCAGGCCGCACAGCCGCTCGCCGCGAAGCGCGTGATGGGCGTGCTTCCCGATCGCCTGCGTACGTTCGACCGGCTCACCGGTCGTCAGCTGCTCTTCTACTACGGCCTGCTCCGCGGCCTCGCCTCGAGCGTGATCGAGAAGCGCACCGCCGACCTGGCGCGGGCATTCGATCTGCAGGAGGCGCTCAGCCGCGTCGTCTCGGATTACTCCGCGGGCATGACGAAGAAGCTCATGCTCGCAGGAGCGATGATCCACTCGCCGCGCGTCCTCGTCCTCGACGAGCCCTTCGAGTCCGTCGATCCCGTGTCCTCCGCGGTGATCCTCGACATCCTCAGGGCCTACGTCGCCCATGGCGGCACGGTGATCCTGTCCAGCCACGGCATGGACCTCGTCGAGCGGGTGTGCTCGCGGGTCGCGATCATCGTCGGTGGTGAAGTCCTCGCAGAGGGGACCATCGACGAGGTCCGCGCCGGACAGACTCTCGAGGCCCGATTCGTCGAGCTCTCGGGCGGTATCGGAGAAGTGGAGGGTCTCGAGTGGTTGCACATGTTCTCCGACTGA
- the murI gene encoding glutamate racemase, with product MNDAPIGIFDSGVGGLTVARAIRAQLPRESFVYIGDTAHSPYGPKPIADVRRYSLEVLDTLVDQGVKMLVIACNTASSAMLRDARERYDIPVVEVIGPAVRRAVSTTRNGRVGVIGTIGTIGSRAYQDMLEVNERLQVFTAACPRFVEFVEAGITGTPEVLAVAEEYLAPLRDAGVDTLVLGCTHYPFLRGAISYVMGEGVTLVSSDDETAGDVYRQLVRGDLLAPPDATATYVYEATGDSATEFTALANRLMGREVRDVQLVQTGVITLPESLSEPY from the coding sequence ATGAACGACGCGCCGATCGGGATCTTCGACTCCGGTGTCGGCGGGCTCACGGTGGCACGTGCCATCCGTGCCCAGCTGCCCCGCGAATCGTTCGTCTACATCGGCGACACCGCGCATTCCCCCTACGGACCGAAACCGATCGCCGATGTGCGTCGGTACTCTCTCGAAGTGCTCGATACCCTGGTCGATCAGGGCGTGAAGATGCTCGTGATCGCTTGCAATACGGCGTCTTCAGCGATGCTGCGCGATGCCAGGGAGCGGTACGACATCCCGGTCGTCGAGGTGATCGGTCCGGCCGTGCGCCGCGCCGTCTCGACCACCCGCAACGGCAGGGTCGGTGTCATCGGGACGATCGGCACGATCGGCTCACGCGCCTATCAGGACATGCTCGAGGTGAACGAACGCCTTCAGGTCTTCACAGCCGCCTGCCCGCGCTTCGTGGAGTTCGTCGAAGCCGGCATTACCGGGACGCCGGAAGTGCTCGCCGTCGCCGAGGAGTACCTGGCTCCACTGCGCGATGCCGGAGTCGACACGCTCGTGCTCGGCTGCACGCACTATCCCTTCCTCCGTGGCGCGATCAGCTATGTGATGGGCGAGGGTGTGACTCTCGTCTCCAGCGATGACGAGACCGCGGGCGACGTGTACCGCCAGCTGGTCCGCGGCGATCTCCTCGCCCCACCCGATGCGACGGCGACCTACGTGTACGAGGCGACGGGTGACTCGGCCACGGAGTTCACCGCATTGGCCAACCGCCTCATGGGCCGCGAGGTCCGCGACGTCCAGCTCGTCCAGACCGGCGTCATCACCCTTCCAGAATCCCTCTCCGAGCCGTACTGA